One Dioscorea cayenensis subsp. rotundata cultivar TDr96_F1 chromosome 15, TDr96_F1_v2_PseudoChromosome.rev07_lg8_w22 25.fasta, whole genome shotgun sequence genomic region harbors:
- the LOC120277644 gene encoding 30 kDa salivary gland allergen Aed a 3-like has protein sequence MRKKIIPSTSMKNDAEGEKQTAREKDSQNDMDIEGEKEAARKKDNQDEKDIEGEKEAAGEKDSQGEKDIEGAMKAAMEKNSEDGKDVEGGNDAAGEKNDKGDKDTEAKKDTAGEKDNKGDKDAYDKKDAENSKEAAMEENDEGEKDIDNDKKHANKEKNTVADKDDKNESTAEDATPMK, from the coding sequence ATGAGGAAGAAAATTATACCAAGCACTAGTATGAAGAATGACGCCGAAGGTGAAAAGCAGACCGCCAGGGAGAAGGACAGCCAAAATGACATGGACATAGAAGGTGAGAAGGAGGCCGCCAGGAAGAAGGACAACCAAGATGAGAAGGATATAGAAGGTGAGAAGGAGGCCGCCGGGGAGAAGGACAGCCAAGGTGAGAAGGACATAGAAGGTGCAATGAAGGCCGCCATGGAGAAGAACAGTGAAGATGGGAAGGACGTAGAAGGTGGGAATGACGCCGCCGGGGAGAAGAACGACAAAGGTGACAAGGACACAGAAGCTAAGAAGGACACCGCCGGAGAGAAAGACAACAAAGGTGACAAGGACGCCTACGACAAAAAGGATGCCGAGAATTCGAAGGAGGCCGCCATGGAGGAGAATGATGAAGGTGAGAAGGACATTGACAATGACAAGAAACATGCCAACAAAGAGAAGAACACTGTCGCGGACAAGGACGATAAGAATGAATCCACTGCTGAAGATGCTACCCCGATGAAGTGA